One Candidatus Dormiibacterota bacterium genomic window carries:
- a CDS encoding amino acid-binding protein: MAHHLKDLTIELDEKVGTVAAAAEALGKAGVNIEGICGFVVGGKGVGHVLVEDAGKARQALQSAGARVTGEQDALVLDIEDKPGSLGKLTRKIANAGVSLNAVYLATKTRVVIGAQDIEKARAAAGEGAASRR, translated from the coding sequence ATGGCGCACCATCTCAAAGATCTGACGATCGAGCTCGACGAAAAAGTGGGAACCGTGGCGGCTGCGGCCGAAGCGCTGGGCAAGGCCGGCGTCAATATTGAGGGGATCTGCGGATTCGTCGTCGGTGGCAAGGGCGTGGGCCATGTTCTGGTCGAGGATGCCGGGAAGGCGCGTCAAGCGTTGCAAAGCGCGGGCGCTCGAGTCACCGGCGAGCAGGACGCCCTGGTGCTGGACATCGAGGACAAGCCCGGATCGCTTGGGAAGCTAACCCGGAAGATCGCCAATGCTGGCGTCAGCCTGAACGCCGTGTACCTAGCGACGAAGACACGTGTCGTGATCGGGGCGCAAGATATCGAGAAGGCGCGAGCTGCCGCAGGGGAAGGCGCCGCCAGTCGTCGATAG
- a CDS encoding ester cyclase, translated as MSTEQNKAIARRIPLEVFEQGRLAVIDEIVAPDVKEHGEPPPGMPAGREGLKAVVSEMRKGFPDLKFSVDLQVAEGDFVAGYSTVSGTHKGEAFGMPATGKRAEWAETHIVKIVNGKITEHWGVIDQLGMLRQLGLAPTPQAVTAGR; from the coding sequence ATGTCAACAGAGCAGAACAAGGCGATCGCCCGGCGCATTCCCCTCGAGGTGTTCGAGCAGGGACGCCTTGCCGTAATCGACGAGATCGTCGCGCCCGATGTCAAAGAGCACGGCGAACCCCCGCCTGGCATGCCCGCAGGCCGCGAGGGACTCAAGGCGGTCGTATCGGAGATGCGCAAAGGATTTCCGGACCTAAAGTTCAGCGTCGATCTCCAGGTTGCCGAAGGTGACTTCGTGGCCGGCTATTCGACCGTCAGCGGCACCCATAAGGGTGAGGCCTTTGGGATGCCGGCCACCGGGAAGCGCGCGGAGTGGGCGGAGACGCACATCGTGAAGATCGTCAACGGCAAGATCACCGAGCACTGGGGAGTCATAGACCAGCTTGGAATGCTTCGGCAACTCGGCCTTGCCCCGACCCCGCAAGCGGTGACGGCCGGCCGCTAG
- a CDS encoding GNAT family protein, whose protein sequence is MPKPDQETALEVGERVYLREPTKREGPQIVAANRLSRAFHRGWVRPPTDAEAFTRWMTRCRQPNVKCFIVCRLVDDAIVGVFVVSQIVRGMFQSAYLGYYAERPHDGQGYMTDGMRLVLRHAFTSMTLHRVEANVQPENAASIALVKRSGFRLEGFSPRYLKVAGRWRDHQRWAMTIDDWRRLRRRRGAPSG, encoded by the coding sequence GTGCCGAAACCTGATCAAGAAACGGCCCTCGAGGTCGGTGAACGCGTCTACCTCCGCGAGCCCACGAAGCGCGAGGGGCCGCAGATCGTTGCGGCGAACCGGCTGAGCCGCGCTTTCCATCGGGGCTGGGTGCGGCCGCCCACCGACGCGGAAGCCTTTACCAGGTGGATGACCCGCTGCCGCCAGCCCAACGTCAAGTGCTTCATCGTCTGCCGGCTCGTCGACGATGCAATTGTTGGCGTCTTCGTCGTGAGTCAGATCGTCCGCGGAATGTTTCAGAGCGCCTACCTCGGCTATTATGCCGAGCGGCCGCATGACGGACAGGGCTACATGACGGACGGTATGCGCCTGGTGCTCCGACATGCGTTTACGAGCATGACGCTGCACCGCGTCGAGGCGAACGTCCAGCCGGAAAACGCCGCGTCGATTGCCCTCGTCAAGCGCTCTGGCTTCCGGCTGGAAGGTTTCTCGCCGCGCTACTTGAAGGTCGCGGGCCGCTGGCGCGATCACCAGCGGTGGGCGATGACGATCGATGACTGGCGGCGCCTTCGCCGGCGACGTGGTGCGCCTTCCGGTTAG
- the glnA gene encoding type I glutamate--ammonia ligase, producing the protein MCPTAKTEAASGRATAQTVERTMERLSERSIRFLDLRFVDVLGTVKSITIPTQRLLHAVRNGEWFDGSSVEGFARVFESDMFLRPDLDTLTIGEADGVPGAQVICDLMTPEGERFAGDPRGVLARALAEAASLGFDYSVAMELEFFLLNTDTATGGVRPGRHDRASYFDHPVDVGSDVRQEIVGALDRLGITVEASHHEVAAGQYELDLALSNALKSADQLVTLKHAVKAVAQRRGLLATFMPKPIFGAAGSGMHTHQVLTEAGKDTNAFYDRADQYQLSPVAKHFIAGQLAHARALCALVAPLVNSYKRFVAGFEAPVAISWAQMNRSALIRVPRAGSGDRASVRIEFRAPDPSCNPYLAFAAMLHAGLSGIRQKLPLPPPVEENLYAFDPERLARHQLGHLPASLAEALKDLRQDEVMRDALGVHLLERFIEAKEMEWQSYEKQVTPWELDAYLEAY; encoded by the coding sequence GTGTGCCCGACGGCGAAGACTGAGGCGGCGTCAGGCCGCGCGACCGCGCAGACCGTCGAGCGGACGATGGAGCGGCTCTCCGAACGGTCCATCCGGTTCCTGGACCTGCGCTTCGTCGACGTGCTCGGCACGGTGAAGAGCATCACGATCCCGACGCAGCGGCTGCTGCATGCCGTTCGCAACGGCGAATGGTTCGACGGCTCGTCGGTGGAAGGATTCGCGCGGGTCTTCGAGAGCGACATGTTCCTTCGCCCGGACCTCGACACCCTGACGATCGGCGAGGCAGACGGCGTGCCGGGCGCCCAGGTGATCTGCGATCTCATGACCCCGGAGGGCGAGCGGTTCGCCGGCGATCCTCGCGGCGTGCTGGCCCGGGCTCTGGCCGAGGCAGCCTCGCTTGGCTTCGACTACTCGGTCGCCATGGAACTGGAGTTCTTCCTCCTGAATACGGACACCGCCACCGGCGGCGTTCGACCGGGGCGGCATGATCGTGCTAGCTACTTCGACCATCCGGTCGACGTGGGCAGCGACGTTCGACAGGAAATCGTGGGGGCCCTGGACCGCCTGGGGATCACCGTCGAGGCCAGCCATCACGAAGTCGCTGCGGGGCAGTACGAACTCGACCTGGCCCTGAGCAACGCACTCAAGAGCGCGGACCAGCTCGTCACGCTCAAGCATGCGGTCAAGGCGGTCGCGCAGCGCCGGGGATTGCTGGCGACCTTCATGCCCAAGCCGATCTTCGGTGCGGCGGGATCCGGGATGCACACCCACCAGGTCCTGACCGAGGCCGGCAAGGACACCAACGCGTTTTACGACCGCGCCGACCAGTACCAGCTGTCTCCCGTCGCGAAGCACTTCATCGCCGGTCAGCTGGCCCACGCCCGCGCGCTATGTGCGCTGGTTGCCCCACTGGTGAACTCTTATAAGCGTTTCGTCGCCGGCTTCGAAGCACCGGTCGCGATCAGCTGGGCCCAGATGAACCGTTCGGCCTTGATCCGCGTGCCGCGTGCCGGCAGCGGCGATCGCGCGTCCGTGCGGATCGAGTTCCGGGCGCCGGACCCCTCGTGCAATCCTTACCTCGCGTTCGCCGCGATGCTCCACGCCGGCCTCTCGGGGATCCGTCAGAAGCTGCCCTTGCCGCCACCGGTCGAAGAGAATCTCTATGCGTTCGATCCCGAGCGCCTCGCCCGCCACCAGCTCGGCCACTTGCCCGCCTCGCTCGCCGAGGCCCTCAAGGACCTCCGCCAGGACGAGGTGATGCGCGATGCGCTGGGTGTCCACCTCCTCGAACGTTTCATCGAGGCGAAGGAGATGGAGTGGCAGAGCTATGAGAAGCAGGTCACCCCATGGGAGCTCGACGCATACCTCGAGGCTTACTAG
- a CDS encoding ABC-F family ATP-binding cassette domain-containing protein, which translates to MPLLRVDRLKLVYGATEVLSDLTFQVEPRQRLGMVGANGSGKSSLLKAISGDVIPSAGSVALAPRARTAYLAQELEAGPHESVYADALHSRPDILSLRGRLEGLEAAMAGATGAEQAVLVEDYGEVQHEYERLDGYAYDNRVAEVLHGVGLTEADRALAPGALSGGQRRRLALAKLLLQDADLLLLDEPTNHLDLEAIEWLEGFLRLSRAGMLIVSHDRRFLEHTADDILELQAGSGEWYPGNYRQYVRLRRERRALRQKEFEAQQEYIARTEEFIRRYKAGQRAREARGRQTRLDRLARVAPPADDQQIRIRLKASVTSDLIFQSDGLRLGYGKRELLTMPAFSINAGERVAIVGPNGSGKTSLLKALLGELRPLSGRVKMGPRVAMRYYDQHLADLDPNKTVLTELQDAFGLPEETLRTFLGRLLFHGDDAFKTIRSLSGGEKSRVALAKLMLDDAGLLLLDEPTNHLDIPAQEMLEEALQDFEGTIVFVSHDRYFIDAIATRLWTIEDGTVTMHLGNYSDLERRRQRASRPVVAPEPSKSGRAITPGTARATAKPGAAVNGVEDRIDELEAEVRRIEEQLADHSTYDDPARVAELAAAHEDASRRLRALYQEWEQAAGE; encoded by the coding sequence ATGCCGCTGCTTCGCGTCGACCGGCTCAAACTGGTGTACGGAGCCACCGAGGTACTGAGCGACCTGACGTTCCAGGTCGAGCCACGGCAACGCCTTGGGATGGTGGGCGCCAACGGCAGCGGGAAGTCCAGCTTGCTGAAAGCGATCTCGGGCGACGTCATTCCGTCGGCCGGGTCCGTGGCCCTGGCACCCCGAGCCCGGACGGCCTACCTGGCGCAGGAGCTGGAAGCCGGTCCGCATGAGAGCGTGTACGCCGACGCGCTACACAGCCGGCCCGACATCCTCAGCCTGCGCGGACGCCTCGAGGGCCTGGAGGCCGCCATGGCGGGGGCGACCGGCGCGGAGCAGGCCGTCCTCGTGGAGGACTACGGTGAGGTCCAGCACGAGTACGAGCGCCTCGACGGCTACGCCTACGACAACCGCGTCGCCGAAGTCCTCCACGGTGTCGGGCTCACCGAGGCCGACCGGGCACTTGCCCCCGGCGCGCTCAGCGGCGGGCAGCGCCGCCGCCTGGCGCTCGCCAAGCTCCTCCTGCAGGACGCCGACCTGCTGCTGCTCGACGAGCCCACCAATCACCTCGACCTGGAGGCGATCGAGTGGTTGGAGGGTTTTCTTCGTCTCTCTCGGGCCGGCATGCTGATCGTCTCCCATGACCGACGGTTCCTCGAACACACCGCCGACGACATCCTGGAGCTTCAGGCCGGCTCGGGCGAGTGGTACCCCGGGAATTATCGGCAGTACGTCCGGTTGCGCCGCGAGCGCCGCGCCCTGCGACAAAAAGAATTCGAGGCCCAGCAAGAGTACATCGCCCGAACCGAGGAATTCATCCGCCGTTACAAAGCCGGGCAGCGCGCGCGCGAGGCGCGCGGCCGGCAGACCAGGCTCGACCGCCTGGCCAGGGTCGCGCCGCCCGCCGACGATCAGCAGATCCGGATCCGGCTGAAGGCCTCGGTTACCAGCGACCTCATCTTTCAGAGCGACGGGCTCCGGCTTGGATACGGCAAGCGCGAGTTGCTGACCATGCCGGCCTTTAGCATCAACGCCGGCGAGCGGGTTGCGATCGTCGGCCCGAACGGCTCCGGCAAGACGAGCCTGCTGAAGGCGCTCTTGGGCGAGCTTCGCCCGCTTTCAGGCCGCGTCAAGATGGGCCCGCGCGTCGCCATGCGCTACTACGACCAGCACCTCGCCGATCTCGATCCCAACAAGACGGTGCTCACCGAGCTGCAGGATGCCTTCGGTCTGCCGGAGGAAACATTGCGTACGTTTCTCGGCCGCCTACTCTTCCACGGCGATGACGCCTTCAAGACGATTCGGTCGTTGAGCGGCGGGGAGAAGAGCCGCGTGGCGCTGGCGAAATTGATGCTCGACGACGCCGGATTGTTGCTCCTCGATGAACCCACCAACCACCTCGACATCCCGGCCCAGGAGATGCTCGAGGAGGCCTTACAGGACTTCGAAGGGACCATCGTTTTCGTCTCGCACGACCGCTACTTCATCGATGCGATCGCGACGCGGCTCTGGACGATCGAGGACGGCACGGTGACCATGCACCTCGGCAACTACAGCGACCTCGAGCGCCGCCGGCAGCGGGCGTCCCGCCCGGTCGTCGCGCCCGAGCCAAGCAAATCCGGTCGTGCGATCACACCCGGCACGGCCCGCGCGACAGCGAAACCCGGCGCGGCCGTCAACGGTGTCGAGGACCGCATCGACGAGCTCGAAGCTGAGGTTCGCCGCATCGAGGAGCAGCTGGCTGACCATTCGACGTATGACGACCCTGCCCGGGTCGCGGAGCTGGCAGCGGCACATGAGGACGCGTCCCGCCGCCTGCGAGCGCTCTACCAGGAGTGGGAGCAGGCCGCCGGCGAATAA
- the glnA gene encoding type I glutamate--ammonia ligase codes for MAIDQGVRSKKETKADAQSVIDLAHKQGLKIVDLKFIDLIGTWQHFSIPVQELTRGLFSEGIGFDGSSIRGFQHIHESDMLLIPDASTAIVDPVLRVPTLSINCDVIDPITREPYSRDPRYVGKKAEAYLLTTGLADTSFFGPECEFYIFNSMRFDQNQFSGMYEIDSIEGVWNSGKNSEPNTAYRPRYKEGYFPVPPTDKLQDLRSQIVLKLIEAGVDIEVHHHEVGTAGQTEIDMRFDTLVNMADKVMMYKYVVKNVCAQNGFVATFMPKPLFMDNGSGMHTHQSLWKNGVPLFYDKAGYAGISEMCRWYIGGLLKHAPSLLAFAAPTTNSYRRLVPGYEAPINLIYSKRNRSACVRIPMYFDDPKAKRLEFRTPDPSCNPYLSFAACLMAGLDGVINKIEPPKPIDEDLYELEPEMKRQVKSTPGSLTEVLDALEIDNDYLTRGGVFTTDLIETWIDYKRVREVDQVALRPHPWEFYLYHDI; via the coding sequence ATGGCGATCGATCAGGGTGTGCGTTCGAAGAAGGAAACAAAGGCGGATGCCCAGTCCGTCATCGATCTCGCCCACAAGCAAGGCCTCAAGATCGTCGATCTCAAGTTCATCGACCTGATCGGGACCTGGCAGCACTTCTCCATCCCGGTCCAGGAGTTGACCCGGGGCCTCTTCAGTGAGGGGATCGGTTTCGACGGCTCGAGCATTCGCGGGTTCCAGCACATCCATGAGAGCGACATGCTGCTGATTCCGGACGCGTCGACGGCGATCGTCGATCCGGTGCTGCGCGTGCCAACCCTCAGCATCAACTGCGACGTCATCGATCCGATCACGCGGGAGCCGTACTCGCGCGATCCACGGTACGTGGGCAAGAAGGCGGAGGCCTACCTGCTGACCACCGGCCTCGCGGACACCAGCTTCTTTGGCCCGGAGTGTGAGTTCTACATCTTCAACAGCATGCGGTTCGACCAGAACCAGTTCTCGGGCATGTACGAGATCGATTCGATCGAAGGCGTATGGAACTCCGGCAAGAACTCCGAGCCGAACACCGCCTACCGCCCTCGCTACAAAGAAGGATATTTCCCAGTACCGCCGACCGACAAGCTACAGGACCTCCGCTCGCAGATCGTCCTCAAGCTGATCGAGGCGGGGGTCGACATCGAGGTCCATCACCACGAGGTGGGCACCGCCGGCCAGACCGAGATCGACATGCGGTTCGACACGCTCGTGAACATGGCCGACAAAGTGATGATGTACAAGTACGTCGTCAAGAACGTCTGCGCCCAGAACGGGTTCGTGGCGACGTTCATGCCCAAGCCGCTCTTCATGGACAACGGGTCCGGGATGCACACCCACCAGAGCCTGTGGAAGAACGGCGTGCCGCTCTTCTACGACAAGGCCGGGTACGCGGGCATCAGCGAGATGTGTCGCTGGTACATCGGCGGGCTGCTAAAGCACGCGCCGTCGCTGCTCGCCTTCGCGGCGCCGACCACCAACTCCTATCGTCGGCTGGTGCCCGGCTACGAAGCGCCCATCAACCTGATCTATTCGAAGCGCAACCGCAGCGCCTGCGTGCGTATCCCGATGTACTTCGACGATCCCAAGGCAAAGCGGCTCGAGTTCCGGACGCCGGACCCGTCGTGCAACCCGTACCTCTCCTTCGCGGCCTGCCTGATGGCCGGTCTGGACGGCGTCATCAACAAGATCGAGCCGCCCAAGCCCATCGATGAAGACCTCTACGAGCTCGAACCCGAGATGAAGCGTCAGGTGAAGAGCACACCGGGCTCCCTGACGGAAGTCCTCGATGCGCTGGAAATCGACAACGACTACCTGACCCGCGGCGGCGTCTTCACCACGGACCTGATCGAGACCTGGATCGATTACAAGCGCGTCCGCGAGGTCGACCAGGTGGCGCTCCGTCCGCATCCCTGGGAGTTCTACCTTTACCACGACATCTAG